From Salarias fasciatus chromosome 8, fSalaFa1.1, whole genome shotgun sequence:
GTGGAAAAGCCAGCCTGTCACGTAGGACGGGAGGGCGGCGCCAGCACACCCGTCTCTCACATAGTGGATGTTGCCCGAGGCCGTCCGAGATCCGAGAAGCGGTTGTCTCATACCACAAACGTCACCTCAGTGCTGCACAACAGCCATTACCAAGGTGAAGAACAGCACAGGTTAGTTTAAAAGGTCTTATGGGGGCCACCCAACTCAAAAGACTCAAATTTGACTGACTTGAAATGAATTTCTTTCAAACAGGAGAATAGTACGTCTCAATAATGCATCCAGATGAACAAAAAAGGAACTTTAATATTATTGATCTTGAGAGTCCATCAGCTAATCTGTTGACATTAATTTTTAAAGAATCTAATTGAAACCGTCAGTGTCATCTGATCTTTTTATGCCACAGGGCAGAGCTTATCCCCATGAGGATGGAGCAGGATCGATGTCAACCACCCATTCTTTACATCCACGCACTGGGTGTATGGTTTGTCAGATTCAGGCAGAGCGAGTGGGGGGGTAGGTTGTGGGGGAAAGCTGATTTCAGCTTCTGAAGAGCATGTTGTCTCAGTGATCGACTGAACTGGAGCAAAAAGAGGCAGAATGAGGCTGAGTAAGAGCATGAAGTGGCTTCACAATGCAGGAGGAGTCCGAAATAAGagcaagaaaagagagaagagcCTTTATCATGGTGGGCTGTGACAATGAGAAAATAACTTTGACACTTTTGGGTGAAAAGCCATCTCTGGAGATGATCTGACCCATGAAGGTGAGTAGGAGTTTAGAGTGTGAACCTTGTGACGGTTCACCGCCAGGCGGGTGAGAAGTTTCAGTGAATCTGCTGAACGCTGCTGcagtaaaacaggaagtgatccaCACACAGGATGAAGGTTTGAGAGACTGCAGAGAATCTCTGAGACACATGTTGTTTATGGCGGAGCTCTCACCATAACCTCGAGACAATTCAGTAAAAGTATAGAGCTGGATGTGCAGAGCAACCGACAGTGTGAAAAAGTTCCAGGCTGtgacatagaaaaaaaaaaaaaaacatcaaaagaaGAAACGTGGGAGGAGGAATATCAGAAAAAAGAGCAGTTCAGGATAAGGCAGCGTTTGCATGAAATACGGTAATATTGATTGCTGTCATGTCCGTTCAGGACTGATGTCTGGCCTGAAAAGCCAAATATTACCAGACGGCTGTCTGATTGAATATATTACAGTTATTGGTTATATTACACCAGGAGCTACTAAGAACAAGGCACTGTCCGAATAGCtgtgacccacacacacacacacacacacacacacacacacacacacacacacacacacacacacacacacacacacacacacacacacacacacagagtacaCATCTGCATGAAAGCATACAGCCAAGCCTACAGCCTAAATACAAACATATgtaaatatacatacataccTAAGTAACACTGAATCAGTCTTTTCATCTCTTGCAGCTCTCTCACTGTCAAGTCCACCTTCATCGAGTCCAAGTCAAGTCCGAGTCCACAAGGCCCAAGTTTGAGACATCAAGACATCACCtagacagaaagaaaatataGATTTTAGAGATCACTTGCAATTTTTGTGATTGTAGGGTCTGTTTTCAATTGCACTCTAACTTAAAAGTGTCCAAAATGTTGAACTGTCAGATCAaattaaagcaaagcaaagtCATTATTACACTCAACACTCTTCTTAGACAATAACCAATTCCATGTgtgcagaaaaggaaaacaataaaagaaaaaaataaactgaagtttCACGCAGTTTTTATGCTTTGCAATTCAAAACAGGATGTTTGCAAATAAAGTTCTGTTCCTTTTCTCAAATGCAAATTTTTACCACACCACCAGGCAAATCCTTTTCTACAGAAGCGTATTGCATtcacatggaaaacaaaaatctggctttgtttttctgacGATATAAGGTGACTTAAGGCTCTGTGCCTGGCCAGTGGTCCTTGCTGCATGGCTGACAGCTCAGTCATAAAATacaacatgtttttcttcttgttcagTAACCAAAACACTCAGAACTCAACTGTCCGTCACTGACAACTCCCCGTTCTGTACATCAGTTCACATGTTGCATTGTGAAGGATGCTGCTGTTGAAGGTCTGCTCAGCTGTGCTGCAATCATGTCCCAAAGTAAACATCAgtttcttttcagatcagaggtctcctcaaacatttgtaaatagtTGGCGCTATGTTCATTTTAAAGGAGAAGCAATCACTCACAAAATTGAAATGGAATTGTTAATAATATAGAATTTTATAGTTTGTTATATTATAATGTAcgttccacatttcacacacattcttgttttaaaagaCAGCTTGTCCACAAAGTTAGTGGTTGAAGACAGAAGCCATGTGAACACCAGACATGCTGCTGTGACTTATTTCATAATTCAGCCCCAGAAGATGCACAGGATGTGAGCGAACCCACGAACACAAAACTTCACAAACGGCTAACAACGacagaaattattcattattattattattattattatatttcttAATAcagtacaacaacaaaaaaaatattgcacagtAACAGTATACtcacagcagcagttctcaAACTGGGGTCCCTGGACCTGTTGTTCAgtccagagaaaacccagaaacCATGAGGCATTCAGTGTCTCtaacaaaaaacagaagaatgATTCCAGCTCTACAGGCATTTGCACAATTATTCTTGGTATTTAGTATTTCTTTAACGCTATAGTTGCACTTATTTGTTCTGCTTTGTTAGATGTTCTAACCAATCCGGAATGTGGCAGAGCCGGAATCAAAAGGTAAAATCGTGTCATCAATAATAAAACTATAACAGCAGCATAGTTCCGGGTGATGGTGGTGTCTGCAGGCAGTAAGCCACTGTGAAACAAAcataacattttaattaaacaaaCAGATCAAATAAACTAAACAGATCAACTAAACTGCTTAAGATAGAAATAGATATCTACCGAGGACAGGAACCTCAAGGTgtggctctctctctcacacacacctgagttATAATTACAATAACTAGCTGGGAGCTGAGCCAAAAATAGACGGATACCGAGCCAATTACGTACCGGAGCAGGCAATCCACTGTGCACAAAGATATTTGACCCAAttcactcctctctcctgctccagACAAGCGGCCACACTGACCGGAGGGAGAGACCGCGGGTGTAAACTGCACCAACATGAGACAGCGACACACTGAAGCCTGGATCCTGCTTTCCAGGTCCTGTGACCGCAGTCCAGAGCGCAGCGGACCACAGGTTCCATGCATGCACACTGATCCACATGCTCAGGGCGACTTTTCCAGCACTCCAAGCTGTTTGTCTGGCCTTTTATTCCGGATTATTTACAGGGAATGAAGCACATGCATTGTTAGTATAACATCATTAAGAACACATTTAGTTTGCAGGCCTTCCTACAGAGTTTTCTATCTCTGCCCACAAGCTTTTCACTGTCTGGATGTCTTTGTAGGAGGGGTTAGGGTtaatagggttagggtttgttTACTGTGATGGCTGTGATATGCATGTTGCATATAATAGAAGGGTGTTAATACAGCATTTAACTGTTGTACATATAAAGCAGCCTAATGGGAGCAAAAGGTTTGTCCTCAAAGGATTCTGCGGTGCAGAGACGACTGGGGAATACAGACAGGCCTGGgaaaatttttaaaaagcaacatttttttcagtgtataAATCCTGTCGGGTTACATTCCTGCTTCAACTTAAAGGTTTAGGTTTCAAGTTTGCAAGGTACAATCAGACGAAGGTtgcagctggaaacagaacACAACATTGTTGTTTgttcaccaaaaacacaaagttgtTCATGTTTGAGCTGTTTACTTTAGCATTCAAACATGAATCTGTAAACCTCAACCCGAAAATGTTGTCaaaatgtttcctttgttttttattcGAATAAGACTAATTGATGTCAAGATTACTgcaaatcattttatttattatattatatgTATCGctccttttaaaacatttctggtTTTGTTCAAACTTTTGGTTCAAAGTAAATGCATTCTTTTAGCAAGTCTTGTAAATAATGCCTGAACAGCCTCTTGTGTTTGCAGCGGAGTCACAGAATCGTACACTGTCATAAcatctttttcagttttacagttgagATTTTTTAtgtggaaacattttcacatctgCCTGATCACAGCAGATCATCAGAATTGTTGCAGCGCCCCTGCTGGAGATCCTTTTGAATTACAGCATTACAATTATTAATTTCCCAAAACTGTGAAGCGCTGAGGCAGCTTCAGCACCCCCTGCCGGATTGAAGAGAAACTGCATATATATAatagcagaaaataaaaaacgcAATAAAGATAATTTAATTACTTTTTGTATAATTTCTAGCTGATAGAACAGGCTGAAAATAACTCATACACAACATCTACAGAAGAATAACATCTAATTTGGATAAATGTATTACTGAAATTCTGCAAAAGATTGCATACACTGCATCACCTTGTATTTGCCCCAATTTTTGGAAGCACACGATCATTAATTTggaagaaataaagacaaattaaGGATTAATTTACAATCTTAATGTGCATCTCTGAATGAGATTACTTTGATGATTAcagtaaatcaataaaaaaataaaaataacaaataaacaaaacaaaacataaaattcAGGATTTCCCCTGCATTTTCATGAGCTTCCACTGGGGTTTGCACAAGACTCAATCTCACAGCCCCTGTTTCCAGAGTGGAGGCGGCTGGAAGAACAACCTCCCTCCTCACTCAGTGTTAATGTTTAGCCTGTGGATAATCCAGGAGGAACTGCACTCAGATGTTGCTGAGGGGTTGAAACTGTCAGATTGTGTGAGCGGATAAACCGGCCATGGCCCTGGACCTGATGACGGTCATTGTGGGATCAGGTGGGTTTTGCTCTCTTCTCAGTTTGACTCagatttcttgtgtttttttctctttgcttttcttttgtttccagagtggaagaaaagaaaaacccggTCTTGTTCTCTGTCCCAGTGTCCTGTATCGCCTTCTGCTTGGTGATCCTGACGCTGGTGGTGGTCCTCTGCAGGAAAGACCCCCTCTGCTGCAGATTCACCTCCCAGAGTACACAGCAGTATACAGTAAGAACTCCCAGCTTCTCCCATTATCATACAAACTACAGTAAAAGACTACTTCTTGACAATTTTATATTCTTCTTCAAATCATATTCACTgccaaaaattaaaacataagAGGACACCTGTTGCTTGATCCTTTTTATCAGCTACACCCTGTTGCCTAGAGTCATGCAAAAGTTGCTTTTCCAAGTAAATACTTTATCAAACTTCAGCTAATTATGTTTTCATGCAACTCAACCAGATGGAGTCCTGTTGCAGTGGATTTATTGGAACTGTTCGTTTTTCACTTCAGTAGTTTGTCACGCCACACCTGCTGATGGTGGGAACTACAGACAatcgcaagaaaaaaaaaaaacaaaaaacagacagtgCTGATGTGTCTTTTGAAATTAGACCCAGAAACTGTTGATCTGCAGGAACGAATCCCAAAGCACAAGGCCATCAACATCAAGTAGTTAGCTATTTGTTTGAGTCATAACACGATCACAATACTGGACAAGGATAATGTTTCACTAATGTCATGCAGCTCTcacaaacatatttttaatgaatgaatgttcaGTGTAATAAAGTTGTAATTTTTGACTAGCTTACACCACATTGGCTTtaaatgaagaagaaatcacaacaaatttttatttttgagaaaCTGTAACCATAAAGTGTTGGGATCAGAACTGAGCGATTATCTCTTTGACCAGATGatgaagacaaaaacactgCTAAGTTTGATGAATTGAAGTCGGTGCTTATGGTGACATACCCCAAAATTCATGCAAGACATTGACATTAGAAGAAACTAGCTGCTTTCCATGTTGACATTTTTTGATCATGAACATTCAGGCGGTGAACAAACAACCAAGCAATGAACCAACCGTACGATCgaccaaccaaacaacaaaccaaTCAACAAACTAACTAGCCAGCCGAaggaccaaccaaccaaccattgTGTGAagagtatttttgtttttttaaatcactggtTTTTATTcaagagtttgtttgttttctttatctaAACCCTGAGTCTGCATCATTGGGTCGTTTCAAAATCATTTCAAGCTCCTCACAAGGTCTCTTGTCCAAAGACCCAAAATGTTGTTCCTCCTGCCCTGGTAGTTGTtgaagcaataaaaataaagtctcCTGTTTTCCTGATATTTATCTGCTGTAGATGTAGTTCTGATCTGACATGAAGGCTGAAACTTTGTGAAGTGTTTTGCTCTCCTGCCTCAGGAAGAACCTCCACACTACCAAAGCTTACATTCCCTGATCGGAGTTGCTCGTATTGAACGAGATCCTTCTTTGCACCAGAGAACAAGTGGACCACAAGTAAGATGAGATCTGAACAGATGGAGACAGAAAGTGAGCCGAAATGTCCCAAACTGATTTCTGTATGTGCGTGAATTCTAGCTTCCTGGGAGACTGTTCATCATCGGGAAGCCGAGCGACTACCACGTGGACGGACCTCTGCCACGGCTGCCTTCCTACGAGAGCGTTCGTAAGAacgacagacagagacagatccACAGCATGATCGCTCAGCGCTTTGGCCTCAGCGACAGACCTGAGGAggtgagcggcgagcggctACACACTTGATGCAACTTTTCTAAAGGGCAAATTCACAGTGATAGAATGCTCGCAGGTCAATCTGTGTCACTTTGCGTTCTAGTCGCCGCCATCGTACGAGGAAGCCTTTCATCATTCCCAGGAAGCGTCGCCTGTGGGCATcgtctctccacacacacagcgtgacTCTTCAGACCTCAGTGAGAACTCTCGGGTTCAGGACCGGACTtccacagcctcctcctgaCGTCCTGCACCGAGCTCCAGGACTTCTCCGAGTCCGTTTCCAAGCCACAGCGTGCAAACAAAGAATGGGGATTCTTGTTGTTCCCGTCAACGGACTGAGACAAGAAACAGTTCTGGGAACTGAATCCGAGCTGTTGATTAATTTCTGTGCTTCAGAAGGTTTTCTAAGGGTAATGACTGACTCATGCAGGCAAGTCTTTCATGACTACTCAGTTACTGGCAGGTTTTCTTGTTGTACTTTTCAGAGAATGGTGAAGTGTTTGAACACTTTAAAGGCGTGACTAATGTTCTTTGGACCCTGATGTTGATAAACCAGATTTTATCCCGCATACAAATCAAATAGCTTCATTATACACTTCAAAAAAATCAATGAGATTGGCTATGTTGCTGCAAAACCAATGATTCcaattcagtttttattgaaCGACGAACAAAAAATAGACATCTAAATGATATAAGTATCTAATAAGATGTAGATAATCAAAATTGCAGTCAAGACACATGACCTCTCAATGCATGATTTTATAGGGCAACGAACAAACTGTAGACTTCTCAAAACGAAAATATTTATGTGGATTTAATGGAGAAAGTGCCTGATTATGTTAGAATGGTTGCGTTATTCATATATTTTGTTGCAGACATAAGTATTTCAAGTTAGACTAAGTATAGTCTACTATAATAGGACATTTTATAAGAATACAGTATATGCTACATATAGTGTAAACCATGAATACCAAGAATTCCCAAGTTTCCTCTGAGTTCCAGCGCAAATTAAATACAAGTGAATTATAAAATGTACACATTTAATGACATCTCTAGAAAATCCACAATGAATAacttcacattttgtttcaaaTTTAAGGATTTAACTTGGAATTTGCCCGTTATTTCTCAAAATTCAGGATTTCTGAAAAATTTTGCATGTTTTCGTGAACCTTTGGGTTGAAGTCGATGTTATTTCATTAGTTTAGCATCATATCTGTTGAGTATGGCGAGTGCGAGAATAGAAGGCCAGAATGAACATGTTTGTGGGTTATTTTTGGCTTTGCGGGGATGCATTTCTCAACATGACTGAGAGCTCAAAGACCTTTGATTGATTAATCAGATATTGTGTTTGCAGCGCTCATCTCCACGGATGAGCTGATGAGATCACATGCTCTGTTCATAATCTGagcaacacagaaacacagcaggcgAAGATGTTAATGAGTAAAAGAGGTTCATGCTCAGAAactgaatatttcatatttGTGCCATGTCATTGTAGCAGGAAGTCATGTTACTAAATTCCTGTTAGTCGATTCacctctgtttgttttgtgggcTGCTGTCGGCACAGCACTCCCAGGGTTGGTGGTTCGAGCACCGATTTCAggcagaaagacaaacaaacgCAACACTGGCTGTCCTGTATAAAGTATGCCAGACAGGGCAtctaaaaaatactgaaataggTCAtgttaaaatggctaaaacaacTGTGAGTACACAGGATTTTGCACTGTAGCTCTTATTTACCTTCAgtatatttgcattttattcaaatcaaaactgatttctgatcaaataaaaaatctgttttaaatcTCAGTTACTCCTCTACGGCTGTGATTTCATAATGTTCCCTGGTTAAAGTCaagttttcttcatttaaaaccACTGATGAAACACTGAACACGTAAGTAATGGATGTAAGTAAATCAGGAAATGATCTGAGTTTCCTCTTCAAACAAGTGTTCTTTCATGTTATGAGGCTCAGTTTAAAGAGTAACTCAGGTGAGATGATTTTCATTGTCGAAGTGTTACTCTTTAACCTGGATCACACagtcgccacacacacactgctgtgtgaaaaCCACAGGGGGATTCATGTATGTGAGGATGACCTGAAGCTCACAAACACGAGCCTCTTCACATCCATCATTCATACTGCGTTCATCCTCCCATCCATTGTACCAGGCGTTCCCGTCACTCCTCCCGCATACCAACAACACCAAAGACAGCTCTCAAACGGTTTATCTCAAAAGGTGAACATTTTCCAGATAAGCTCGCGGCATTCCGAAACATCTTTGAGGGAAATTGTGACCGAAAAGgccaaaaacatgtgtttttaaTTCTCTTAATGAATCCAGATCCATGAAGAAACTGATCTGCAGTGTCTGTGTacagtttgaattaaaaaaaaaaagatgaaaatcaaaGGGTGGAAATGACATAAGTGTGATGAAGTGATTGTGGGACATCTTGTGGACAGATGTGGTATTGCATTCTGTAACTGACAACATGACGAGTTTAGGTAACTGTCCCACGGCGTAAACACAAACATTAGGCCGAGACGTTGACTTGAGTTTTGCATCATCTCTTCACAAAAAGCAGTTCTTTTGTTTGATAAGATTATTGGGATACTGTGGTTCTGtagacctttttctttttcccagttTTCTGGAAATCGTAGGCctacattattttaaattttcagtCCAACAAAAACTATactttgttggggttttttttagtctttttatttCCAAAGTGAAACACCAATCCGGCCTGCCAAACCACCTAGCaatttgtaaaaatttcaaagaaagcactgatttttattttttttttaattacgtTTGCTCCTATGCAGCTGTTTTGCATTTAAAAGTGTAAAGTATTGCAGAATTATCAGAGTAAATTCCTGTTGAGTCATCCATGAATGATAAAAATGACATGAAACAAAGCATATAAAACAAATGTGCTTTTCCTCTCTGAACTGAAAACCATATAATGCATACTAACATGACATCTTCTGCTCATTTTTTCAAGAAAGTTATTAATTCATGTCTATTCTGATACAtatttgcactaaaacaaaggACAGTTTACAGTTTTCTCTATTGATTTCCATGCagacggagcattttcaaactgttgcatttcaaatgactccgagcaccgttgtttTTTCGAACACCCAAGATGCAATGAGCGTTTCttcgttttcactggaaactgTTGAAACCGAGTCACCTCACTTGTCCAAATATGAACATCTTCCTTTCAAACAACGCCTGAGAGAAAAGTCAtctcaatgaaaagaaaacaaaacgctGTCAGTGTGACACTTACTCATAGAAAACTTTAATACGGTTTACATCAGTGGCTTCACAATATTACTGCTATGTACATTAGCCTTTCACGTCCATCTGGGACTTTTCCCCAGGGGTTCGAGCAGACGGCATCATGGGGTGATCTCCAGTGGAAATGTCTCTGACGGCCTCTAGAAACCAAAACATCAAGTCCTCCTTGCTCCGGAGCGGAATGAGAGTCAGTCCATTTTCACACCATTTCCACCAGCTTGAACTTTCCCTCCTGTTTGACAGGAAGGACGTTGATGAAGGTTTTGTAGAGCACGGCTCCTCGGGGCAGCTTGGTGATGACCTGGGTGGACTCGGGGCTTCGAGGCGGCGGGATGTAGACCTCCTTGGTGAACCTGACCTGGCCGTCCTCTAAAGCGTACAGCGTGTTGTTTTTTCCCATTCCCACcttcagggagagagaggcgtCTTCAAACAACAGCTTCAACATCGCAACACCGAGATTCAGCTTTTGAAAATCATAACGCGAAACTGAAACTGACCCCGCACAGTGTCCGCCTCTGAATAGTCCCTGATCAGAGGTTAAAGCTACACGTTCTTTAGGAGAGTCCACttccatttctttctcttttggaTTCTTGGAGAGGTTTTCTGTTTGATTGTCCATATTTCATGCCGGTTCTGGCTCttgggccacatgtttgacacacctgatCTATATGCTTTAATTGTCTGTGCATGTTTCCATGGTTACATGCCTAGATGTAAATCTGAACATTTACCAAACACACCTATCAATACAGATCTGGAGATAATTGTACGTTAGATTTAAACAGAATTCAACATTCGAAGGTTGTGCGCCACATTTGACAGATATTGACACTTCTTGCTGAGACAAAGTTGGGACTCACGTGTGCTCCCGGGTGGTATCTCATCAGCCGCTGTGTTGCCAGGATGTTACCAGCATGGACGAAGTCGCcttgcagagagaaaaagagcaacAATGAGAAGCTACGGACACATTCAGGTGGGAAAGaagcactttcacacacactgattcactgtttttttaCTCAGTCgaagctgctttttgtttttacagcagcTGTGTCTTTCCCCCTGTTAGTTTTTGCCAGTTTTCCAAACAGTTTGTAGTATCCATACATGTGACTGCATAATAGAAACATAAAGACAAACTGAATATTTCTCGATCTAGGTGAACACTTGAAAGTTGAGTTATGTGTGCAGAGGGAGCTTGTAGTAAATATGTCTACTCCATTTGTTACTGACTTTTGCCACAGTCACCAAATCAACCATCATGActcttcactgtatttttcctGAAACTCATCTCCACTCTCTTCGTCGCCATCCAGCCCATTAACCTATACAACCTGTACTCCTCACACTTTTGTCTGTATACAGAAACAAAACTTTTCCATCATTACCATCCAGTTTCTTGGAGCCATATCTCTtcccaggactctttcctccaagGTTCttgctgctgcctccagatTTTTTGGATGCAAACCTCACCGAGTCCACCAGAGGGGGCCgagaagcaggaaacagaagaCCTGGAAGCAACAGAGACTCACATGAGATTATAAAAACTGCAGGCAGGGAATCAAGACCTGCACCATTTCTGCTGTCCACACAAAGTTATTAATTCATGTAGCAAGAAATCTGTGGTTTCCCCTGATTAAACAGAAACGAGTTGGAgagtttctgaaaacacaatgaaagttttgcatcttcacttgaaaacattgtgtaatcGGGAAGTTAATATATAGTGTTACCTTTTCAAAAGAGTAATGACCATATAAATCCTGGGTGATTACAGCTGTTTTAATCAATGGAAAATTCTATATACATACacaaacagaccaaaaaaaaaaaaaaaatcaggcttTTCATGAGAAATTATATGTCATTAT
This genomic window contains:
- the mrpl27 gene encoding large ribosomal subunit protein bL27m, yielding MAALMSLMVRTRGGLLFPASRPPLVDSVRFASKKSGGSSKNLGGKSPGKRYGSKKLDGDFVHAGNILATQRLMRYHPGAHVGMGKNNTLYALEDGQVRFTKEVYIPPPRSPESTQVITKLPRGAVLYKTFINVLPVKQEGKFKLVEMV